Below is a genomic region from bacterium.
CTTTAAATTTATTTGCTGATATACTCATTCCTATTCCTGTTCCACATATTAAAATACCAAATTCAATTTCTTTCCTTATTATTCCTGATGCAACTTTTTCAGCAAAGTCCGGATAGTCAACTACTTTTTTAATTTCAGGTCCATAGTCAATTATTTCATAACCATCATTTTCAAGTTCTTTTTTTAAAAAGTCCTTCATTTCAAAGCCAGCATGGTCACTTGCTATACCTATTTTCATATTGCCATCCTTTTTAAAACAATATTTTTGACTTTCTCTTTTATTATATCTCTTATTTCTTCATAATGAAAAAGTTCTTTTCCTGCTGGGTCTGGTACATCTAAAACAAATATTTTATTTTCTTCTTTCGGAATAATTGATAAAATTTTTTCTTTTTGTTCTTTTTCCATAACAAAAATAAGGTCTGACTCTTTTAACATTTGGAAATTTAATGGTTTTGAAACAAAATTTTTAATT
It encodes:
- the rpiB gene encoding ribose 5-phosphate isomerase B, which gives rise to MKIGIASDHAGFEMKDFLKKELENDGYEIIDYGPEIKKVVDYPDFAEKVASGIIRKEIEFGILICGTGIGMSISANKFKGIRAARCCTIYDALLARQHNDANILTLGGRLLGNTLSLEISKTFFETPFLKGRHLKRVNKIKKLEK